In one Vanessa tameamea isolate UH-Manoa-2023 chromosome 10, ilVanTame1 primary haplotype, whole genome shotgun sequence genomic region, the following are encoded:
- the LOC113395965 gene encoding stress-induced-phosphoprotein 1 — translation MEQVNQLKEKGNAALASENYDEAINYYTSAIELDPNNHVLYSNRSAAYAKAKKYSAALEDADKTVSLNPSWSKGYSRKGSALAYLWRFDESIEAYEKGLEFNPGNEQLLAGLENVKTQAEEAKIRLDALFEKLETSPQTREWLKDPEYVKMVKRVNPNDLSTLDPYLSDMRLLQTISIMLSLDIGTRMDVDPPAPTPKPTPQPEKEEPPKPKYEDLPPHRVSALQEKDLGNEYYKKKDFENALVHYNKAIEHDSTDITFYTNIAAVFFEQKEYEKCIKECEKAIEIGRENRADFKLIAKAFTRIGNAYKKMEQWKLAKTYYEKSMSEHRTPEIKTLLSEVEKRIIEEEKKAYVDPVKAEQEKELGNDYFKKGDYSTAMKHYTEAIKRNPDDPKLYSNRAACYTKLAAFDLGLKDCERCCKLDPKFIKGWIRKGKILQGMQQQAKALNAYQKALELDPSNAEALEGYRACSTQLNSNPEEVRKRAMADPEVQAILRDPAMRCILEQMQQDPHALQDHLKNPDIAAKIQKLLESGLIAIH, via the exons ATGGAGCAG GTAAATCAATTAAAAGAGAAGGGTAACGCGGCTTTGGCGTCCGAGAATTATGACGaagcaattaattattacactAGTGCAATAGAATTAGATCCAAATAACCACGTTTTGTATAGTAATCGGTCAGCAGCATACGCTAAGGCTAAGAAGTATTCGGCAGCACTAGAAGACGCTGACAAAACCGTGTCATTGAACCCTTCTTGGAGCAAAGGCTACTCTCGAAAAGGTAGTGCATTAGCATACCTCTGGAGATTCGATGAATCAATCGAAGCGTATGAAAAGGGCTTAGAATTTAACCCTGGAAACGAACAGTTGCTCGCGGGGTTGGAAAACGTGAAAACGCAAGCTGAGGAAGCTAAAATAAGATTAGATGCTTTATTTGAGAAGTTGGAAACAAGCCCTCAAACAAGAGAATGGCTGAAGGATCCAGAATATGTTAAAATGGTCAAg AGAGTAAATCCAAATGATCTGTCAACTTTAGATCCTTACCTGTCAGACATGCGTCTGCTGCAGACGATATCGATCATGCTCAGTCTAGATATTGGCACGCGAATGGACGTCGATCCACCTGCGCCGACCCCTAAACCTACTCCCCAACCCGAAAAGGAGGAGCCTCCCAAACCGAAGTATGAAGATCTTCCACCACACCGCGTGTCTGCCTTACAAGAAAAAGACTTaggtaatgaatattataagaagAAGGACTTCGAGAATGCGCTAGTTCACTACAACAAGGCCATCGAACACGACTCGACGGATATCACGTTTTACACGAATATAGCGGCTGTGTTCTTCGAACAAAAAGAATATGAGAAGTGTATTAAGGAATGTGAGAAAGCAATTGAAATCGGTAGAGAGAACAGAGCCGACTTCAAGCTGATCGCGAAGGCTTTCACGAGAATCG GTAACGCCTACAAAAAGATGGAACAGTGGAAGTTAGCGAAGACATATTACGAGAAGTCAATGTCGGAGCACCGTACGCCCGAGATCAAGACCCTCCTCAGCGAAGTAGAAAAGAGAATTATCGAGGAGGAGAAGAAGGCGTACGTTGATCCAGTTAAAGCGGAGCAGGAAAAGGAACTGGGCAATGACTACTTTAAAAAGG GTGATTACAGTACAGCGATGAAGCATTACACAGAAGCGATTAAGCGCAACCCGGACGACCCTAAGCTGTACTCTAATCGTGCTGCCTGCTATACCAAGCTGGCTGCCTTCGATCTAGGTCTCAAAGACTGCGAGCGATGTTGTAAACTAGACCCTAAGTTTATTAAAGGTTGGATCCGAAAGGGAAAGATTCTTCAA GGTATGCAACAGCAAGCGAAAGCCTTAAACGCCTATCAAAAAGCGCTTGAGTTGGATCCCAGCAATGCAGAAGCACTTGAAGGTTACCGGGCCTGCTCCACACAGCTCAACTCAAACCCTGAGGAg GTCCGCAAGCGCGCCATGGCCGACCCGGAGGTGCAGGCCATCCTGCGCGACCCCGCCATGCGCTGCATCCTGGAGCAGATGCAGCAGGACCCGCACGCGCTGCAGGACCACCTCAAGAACCCCGACATCGCGGCCAAGATCCAGAAGCTGCTCGAGTCGGGCCTCATAGCCATTCACTAA